ATAATAATGTCTTTAATATCTATATTTTAGATGAAGCAAATCGCGTCGAAATTTATTCCCATTGTGAAGGAAGCAAAGAAGAGTTAGTGAAAGATGTTAGCCGTTTTTACTCTTCCTCTCATGATCGATTCACATATGGCTCAAGCTTTATTAATTTTAACTTGCCACAGTTTTATCAAATTGTGAAAGTGGAAGGATCAACACAAGTGTTACCTTTTGCTGGTGGATCATTTGGTAAATTATCCGATCTAGGTAGTAAAGAAGTTCAACCTGAGATGAATGTTGTTCCCCACGGATTTACTGATTATAAAGCTGTGCAACACTCTTAATTGAATACAAACTTATAAACACAAATGGGAGCTATCATAGCTCCCATTTGTGTAACTAACCGTGCTTTTTAGAAAGAAAACGCTTCCCCGCTTTGTTCTGTTATTGCTTGTGCTAGCATGGTTAAAAATTCACCGCCACTTCTATCACAAATCCATTGATCATCTTTCCAATCAAAGTGATAGCCACCAGAGCGTGTCGCTAGCCAAATTTGATGAAACGCTTCCTGACGATTAATAATAATTTTACTATTATTTTCAAAGGTTAATGTCATTACGCCGCCATTGATTTCACAATCAATATCTGCGTCACCTTCATAATTATCAATAGTTTGTTCTATTTCTGACAAGAGTTCGTCAGCTAATTGGTGAAATTCACTGTCGTTCATCTTCATTTCCTATTTGCTTTTCGAGATCTAACTGCGATTATAGAGGATATTAACCAAATAAATGACAGGCAGATTTCGAATGAAAACGTATTTACGTTGCACTCTTGCTATAATAACACTGATTTCTCTTTCGGGTTGTGGCTTGAAAGGCCCTCTTTATTTCCCTCCTGAAGATACTCAGGCAAAAATGACGCAGTCATCCCAGCCAAGCCAGCAAGTTGAGAGCGCCTCAACTCAGACCAATTAGTCAATCTTAGAAACGGTAATTTCGTTTCAGGCAGGGGCAAGATGCAATTTTCAAAAATGCATGGTCTTGGTAACGACTTTATGGTGGTCGATGCCGTGACCCAAAATGTTTATTTTTCACCAGAATTGATATGTCGATTAGCCAATCGTCATACTGGTGTTGGGTTTGATCAATTATTGGTGGTTGAAGCACCTTATGATCCTGAGCTTGATTTTCATTATCGTATTTTTAATGCGGATGGAAGTGAAGTTGCACAATGCGGTAATGGCGCGCGTTGCTTTGCTCGATTTGTGAGACTAAAAGGGCTTACAAATAAAAGAGAGATAAAAGTCAGTACGCAGTCCGGTAGAATGACCTTACATGTTATGGATAATGATGATGTGTGCGTCAACATGGGAGAGCCCGAATTTGATCCTCAAAAAGTCCCTTTTCGCGCACAAAAAGCAGAAAAGACCTATATTATCAGGGCAATGGAACGTACTGTATTATGTGGTGTAGTTTCAATGGGAAATCCCCATTGTGTTATACAAGTTGAAGATATCAAAACAGCCGAAGTCGAATTATTAGGGCCAGTATTAGAGCAACATGAACGTTTCCCTGAACGTGCTAATATTGGGTTTATGCAAATCGTAGACAGAAATAATCTTCATTTGCGAGTATTTGAACGGGGTGCGGGTGAAACGAACGCCTGTGGTAGCGGAGCTTGTGCCGCTGTTGCGATCGGTATTTCTCAAGGTTTATTAGATAAACGTGTGAAAGTCACGTTGCCTGGCGGATCGCTGTTTATCGAATGGAAAGGAGTGGGTAACCCTCTTTATATGACCGGGCCTGCGACACATATTTATGATGGGATCATCCAGCTATAATATTATTTTTTGAGAGGCTATCTGTATGACGGATAAAAATAAGCAGTTCTGTTGCCCTGAAACAAACGAACTTAATGATCAACAAGTGGTTCGTTACCTTACAGAGCATCCTGATTTTTTTATCCGTAATGCAAGCTACATTGAGCAAATGAAAGTTCCTCATCCCATTCGAGGTACTGTCTCATTAGTTGAGTGGATAATGTCACGTCAACGTAATCGTATTCACTATCTTGAAGAAGATATGCGTTTATTGATAGAGCAAGCTTCTGAGAATGAATCTTTGTTTAGCCAACTCTTATTATTAATTTCTGAATTGTCCAGCAGTGACTCTCTTAATGAAATGTTAGAGCGTTTAAACCTCTGGGCTAAAAAATTAGGTCTGTACTCTGTTCAATTGCGTTTATTTACCGATCGTTGGCAATTACAACCGCCTTTAGATGCACAGGCACTTGCACTCTCTCGCCAAGCTTTTGAACACTTCCGCATTCAGCGTATGGGTGATGATAATCACTATTTAGGCATGCTCAATGGGCAAGAGATCATGTTGTTGATGCCTAATGTACGGCGTTCTGGTTCTGTTGCTCTCTCATTATTAGGACATTATGGTGATTTAGGTGTGATTATTTTTAATAGCCGAGATAATCAACATTTTCAGGAAGGAATGGGAACCGTCATGTTGGATAAATTAGCTCATATCTTACCGGAATTATTAACACGTTGGGTGGCAAGACAATGAGCCAACCAAGTGATCTTCCAGAAACACTCACCACGGCTATAGAGCAATTTCTGCGTTACATTCAAGTTGAACGTAGATTAAGTTCTGCCACAGTAGAAAATTACCATCGCCAATTGATGGCCTTAGTGCAAATGATGGTTGAGATAAAAATAACGCAATGGCAATCACTTGAAAGCCAACATGTACGTATGTTATTGGCAAAAAGCCATCGAAGCGGGTTACAGCCGACCAGTCTAGCTTTGCGTTTTTCTGCGTTACGTAGCTTTCTTGATTGGCAAGTAGCACAAGGTATGCTGGATGTTAATTCAGCGAAAGGTATTCGTACACCTAAATCAGGTCGTCATCTTCCTAAAAATATGGATGTAGATGAAGTCAATCAATTAATGAATATTGACTTAAACGATCCCCTTTCTGTCAG
This portion of the Proteus vulgaris genome encodes:
- the cyaY gene encoding iron donor protein CyaY, producing the protein MNDSEFHQLADELLSEIEQTIDNYEGDADIDCEINGGVMTLTFENNSKIIINRQEAFHQIWLATRSGGYHFDWKDDQWICDRSGGEFLTMLAQAITEQSGEAFSF
- the lptM gene encoding LPS translocon maturation chaperone LptM; the encoded protein is MKTYLRCTLAIITLISLSGCGLKGPLYFPPEDTQAKMTQSSQPSQQVESASTQTN
- the dapF gene encoding diaminopimelate epimerase, with the protein product MQFSKMHGLGNDFMVVDAVTQNVYFSPELICRLANRHTGVGFDQLLVVEAPYDPELDFHYRIFNADGSEVAQCGNGARCFARFVRLKGLTNKREIKVSTQSGRMTLHVMDNDDVCVNMGEPEFDPQKVPFRAQKAEKTYIIRAMERTVLCGVVSMGNPHCVIQVEDIKTAEVELLGPVLEQHERFPERANIGFMQIVDRNNLHLRVFERGAGETNACGSGACAAVAIGISQGLLDKRVKVTLPGGSLFIEWKGVGNPLYMTGPATHIYDGIIQL
- a CDS encoding DUF484 domain-containing protein translates to MTDKNKQFCCPETNELNDQQVVRYLTEHPDFFIRNASYIEQMKVPHPIRGTVSLVEWIMSRQRNRIHYLEEDMRLLIEQASENESLFSQLLLLISELSSSDSLNEMLERLNLWAKKLGLYSVQLRLFTDRWQLQPPLDAQALALSRQAFEHFRIQRMGDDNHYLGMLNGQEIMLLMPNVRRSGSVALSLLGHYGDLGVIIFNSRDNQHFQEGMGTVMLDKLAHILPELLTRWVARQ